TTTGCGCAGCTGGGTATCCGACTTGGCCGCGAAGGCAATTTGGGTATTGTCGAACGAAATGGGGGGGGCCAGGGTGGGAGCGGTCATACAGTAGTGGTTACGTCTGGTACCGAGGGGCCCCAGCAGGTGCGAAGTTAGCCGCTAAACAACAGCCTGGGAACCGAACGTTTCGCAAGCAGGTCCCCATCTTTGCGATAACATGGAAATTACGACGTCCCCTGCTACTTTTTTTACCCGTTTGCTGGCCCGCAAGAGCCGGCCGCTTCTCATCGCCGGGCCCTGTTCGGCCGAAACCGAGGCCCAAACCCTGGCCACCGCCCGCGGCGTGCAAGCGCTGGGCAACGTCGATTTATTCCGGGCTGGGGTGTGGAAGCCGCGCACCCGCCCGGGCTCATTTGAAGGCGCCGGGTCGGCAGCTTTGCCGTGGTTGCAACGCGTAACGCAGGAAACTGGCCTGCCCGTAGCCATTGAAGTGGCCACCCCGCGCCACGTGGAAGAAGCCTTGGCTCACGGCATCCAAGTGCTTTGGATTGGGGCCCGCACCACCGTCAATCCTTTCGCGGTGCAGGAACTGGCCGACGCCCTGGCCGGAACCGGCGTGCCGGTGATGGTAAAAAACCCTGTGAATCCCGACGTGTCGCTGTGGGCGGGGGCCCTGGAGCGGCTGGCGCGCGCCGACATCACCGATTTGGCAGCAATCCACCGCGGGTTCAGCACGTTTGCGCCCAGCAAGTACCGTAACCCGCCCACTTGGATGCTGGCCATCGAGCTGAAAACCCGCTTCCCCCACATCCCGCTCATCTGCGACCCCAGCCACATGGCCGGCCGGCGCGATTTGCTGCTGCCCATCGCCCAAAAGGCGCTGGACCTAGACTACGACGGCCTCATCATCGAAACCCACCCCGACCCCGATCATGCCCTCAGCGACGCTGAGCAGCAGGTGACGCCCGCGCGGCTGGGCGAAATATTCAGCGAGCTGAAGTACCGCCGCCGTTCCTCCAGCAACGAGGACTACCAAGCCAAAGCCGAAGAGTTGCGCCAAAAAATGGACGTGGCCGACCGCGAAATTGTGGAGGCCCTGGCCCGTCGCATGGCCCTAGTGCTTAGTCAGGGGAGTTTTTCGAACAAAAAGAGAGGCAGGTCGTTGCCGTTGAATGGGAAGACCACTCACACCATTTATCCTGTCATCGGCTGATCGCCTGACTATTGAAAGCTTAACGCGCAAAGGCCGGCACGCCGGGCGCACAGTCCAACGCGGGCGGATGCTGTTGCGGCTGGCTGATGGGGTGAGCGGCTACCCTGTCGGGGCTGAGTTGGGTTGCTGCGTGCAGACGGTATATCAGGTGCGCCGCCGCTACGTCGAGCAGGGGCTGGCCACGGCGCTCGGCGAGGCCCCGCGCAGCGGCGGTCCGCGGCGCTTTGACGGGGCGGCCCGCGCCGCGCTCACGGCCCTGGCCTGCACCCCGGCTCCGATAGGGCACAGTCGCTGGACCCTGCGCCTGCTGGCCGACAAAGCCGTAGAATCGTGCCTGGTGGACACCATTTCGCACGAAACCGTGAGCCAGGTGCTCAAAAAAACGAGCTACAGCCCCACCGCCAGCAACACTGGTGCCTGGGCGAAATGAACGCCGCCTTCCTGGCCCGTATGGAAGACGTACTGGCCGTCTATGAGCGGGTCCACGACCCGCAGTTTCCGGTGGTCTGTTTCGATGAACGCCCTTGCGTGCTGCACGGCCAGCCCGTCGAACCGCTGCCGCCTGTGCCGGCCCAGCCCGCAGTGGGCGAGCGACCCGCCAAAGTCGGCCGTCCCCGGCGCGAAAGCAGCACGTATGTGCGTCAGGGTACGGCCTGCCTACTGGCGGCCTTCGAGCCGGGCACGGGGCAGCGCCTGGTCGAGGTGTCGGCCCGCCGCACCGGGGCCGACTATTGCCGCTTTATGCAAGCGCTGGACGCTGCTTACCCCCAGGCCCAGAAAATCGTGCTAGTCCAGGACAACCTCAACACCCACACCGATGCCGTCTTCTACCAGCATCTGCCCGCCGCCCAGGCCCGCGCCCTAGCCGCCCGCTTCGAGGTCCACTACACACCCAAAAATGCCTCCTGGCTTAACATGGTCGAACTCGAACTATCGGCCATTGCCCGCCAGTGCCTGCACCAGCGCATTCCCACCCAAGACGAACTGCGCGCGCACGTCGACGCCTGCGTGGCGGAGCGCAATGCCCGGCGAGCAACCGTCAACTGGCAATTTTCGCTTGACAAGGCCCGACAGAAACTCTCCCGCCATTATCAAAAGGTTTGTGCAAA
This genomic stretch from Hymenobacter sp. PAMC 26628 harbors:
- a CDS encoding helix-turn-helix domain-containing protein — its product is MLLRLADGVSGYPVGAELGCCVQTVYQVRRRYVEQGLATALGEAPRSGGPRRFDGAARAALTALACTPAPIGHSRWTLRLLADKAVESCLVDTISHETVSQVLKKTSYSPTASNTGAWAK
- a CDS encoding IS630 family transposase, with the translated sequence MNAAFLARMEDVLAVYERVHDPQFPVVCFDERPCVLHGQPVEPLPPVPAQPAVGERPAKVGRPRRESSTYVRQGTACLLAAFEPGTGQRLVEVSARRTGADYCRFMQALDAAYPQAQKIVLVQDNLNTHTDAVFYQHLPAAQARALAARFEVHYTPKNASWLNMVELELSAIARQCLHQRIPTQDELRAHVDACVAERNARRATVNWQFSLDKARQKLSRHYQKVCANNSPD